The proteins below come from a single uncultured Carboxylicivirga sp. genomic window:
- a CDS encoding sodium:proton antiporter has product MYENFAILCVTILVYGLIAGKVEKKPISSAMFFLVIGLILGPFKFDFLNVKFNAEAYKTLAECALALVLFTDASKASLKILKGHITIPYHLLLIGLPITIIVGVLLGKLVFPEMSWLELGVLSTVLAPTDAALGEPVVNNKNVPANVREGINVESGLNDGICVPILLLLMAMYQFDANEHITLGFTLGLFLKEIGIGIIVGVLIAYLGSAVIKYGLPKDWIESSWKQSLIIVMALACFSLAQALDGSGFIACFVGGLIFNHTAKTYKLEMLNGALGVGKILNASVWIIFGSVITAKILPLLTLPIVLYSLLSLTIIRILPVLICLIKNKISGYSKFFIAWFGPRGLASIVFAAMVFEEDFTFGNTIVLTACCTILLSVFLHGISAEPMTRLFKSKAN; this is encoded by the coding sequence ATGTATGAAAATTTTGCAATTCTTTGCGTAACCATTCTTGTTTACGGCCTTATCGCAGGAAAAGTAGAAAAGAAGCCGATTAGTAGTGCTATGTTTTTTCTAGTGATTGGTCTTATTCTCGGTCCTTTCAAATTTGATTTCCTAAATGTAAAGTTCAATGCTGAAGCATATAAAACACTTGCAGAATGTGCCTTGGCCCTTGTCCTTTTTACTGATGCATCAAAAGCAAGCTTAAAAATATTAAAAGGTCATATTACAATACCTTATCATTTATTATTAATTGGCTTGCCTATAACAATTATTGTTGGAGTTTTGCTTGGCAAACTTGTATTTCCCGAAATGAGTTGGCTTGAATTAGGTGTATTATCTACCGTATTAGCACCAACAGATGCTGCTCTTGGCGAACCTGTTGTTAATAATAAAAATGTACCAGCCAATGTGCGTGAAGGAATTAATGTTGAAAGCGGTTTAAACGATGGTATTTGCGTTCCTATTTTACTACTATTAATGGCCATGTACCAATTTGATGCCAACGAGCATATCACTCTTGGATTTACACTAGGCTTATTCTTAAAAGAGATTGGAATTGGTATTATTGTAGGTGTTTTAATTGCCTACTTAGGAAGTGCTGTTATCAAATACGGTTTGCCCAAGGATTGGATTGAGTCATCGTGGAAACAATCCCTTATAATAGTAATGGCACTTGCTTGTTTTTCGTTAGCTCAAGCATTAGACGGCAGCGGTTTTATAGCTTGTTTTGTTGGAGGATTAATTTTTAACCACACAGCAAAAACATACAAACTAGAAATGTTAAATGGGGCTTTGGGAGTTGGAAAAATATTAAATGCCAGTGTATGGATTATCTTTGGTAGTGTGATAACTGCAAAAATTCTCCCTTTACTCACCCTTCCTATTGTTTTGTATTCATTACTTAGCTTAACGATTATAAGAATCTTACCCGTTTTAATTTGTTTGATAAAAAATAAAATTTCAGGGTATAGTAAATTCTTTATTGCCTGGTTTGGACCACGAGGATTAGCCAGTATTGTGTTTGCTGCAATGGTTTTTGAAGAAGATTTTACTTTTGGAAACACAATTGTTCTTACAGCTTGCTGCACTATCTTACTCAGTGTTTTTCTTCATGGAATTTCGGCTGAACCAATGACAAGGCTATTCAAATCAAAAGCTAATTAG
- a CDS encoding M3 family metallopeptidase, whose amino-acid sequence MINPLLQTFETRHNTPPFNQIKDEFYLPAFKTLMVEGKQQFKAIIENTQEPSFANTIEAMEEAGRQLGIVSSLFFNLNHAETSSNIQGIAREVSPLLTDYSNDIWLNEALFERVKKVYDNKSSVNYTIEEEKLLDDTYKAFVRKGALLKGDDRKKYREITTQLSQLSLQFGENLLAETNGFQLHLTSGDELEGLPDGLRSAARELAQSQNKDGWIFTLHFPSYVPFMKYSSRRDLRHKMYMAYSTRGHNNNSHDNKEIIRKLVSLRVEKAKLLGFETHAHYVLEEHMALHPDKVNAFLQELLDASYEVGNKDVQEVEAYAVKNGFEAPLERWDYAYYAEKLKAEKYGLDDEATRPYFKLDKVEEGVLGLASRLYGLRFEETKEISKYNPEVKVFEVYDEDGSFLSVFYVDYFPRPSKQGGAWMTSFRDQYKDVRPQISIVCNFTRPTGDKPSLLTFNEVKTFLHEFGHALHGMLSNVKYQSLSGTNVYRDFVELPSQIMENWATQKEWLEEVGVHYLTGEVIPQELIQKIIDSDNYQSGYATVRQLSFGLVDMSWHSLTAPFDGDVVEFEKEAMQVTELFPEVEGTAFSTGFSHIFDGGYAAGYYGYKLAEVLDADAFDSFLENGIYDQETANRFRKEILEKGGTQHPMTLYKNFKGKEPSIEPLLKRSGLVK is encoded by the coding sequence ATGATAAATCCGTTATTACAAACATTTGAGACCAGACATAACACACCTCCTTTCAATCAGATTAAGGATGAGTTTTATTTACCTGCATTTAAAACCTTAATGGTTGAGGGTAAACAGCAATTTAAGGCAATTATAGAAAATACTCAAGAGCCCAGCTTTGCTAATACCATTGAAGCAATGGAAGAGGCGGGGCGTCAGCTTGGCATTGTAAGTAGTTTGTTTTTTAATTTAAATCATGCTGAAACAAGCTCTAATATACAGGGAATAGCACGTGAGGTTTCTCCTTTGCTAACTGATTATTCAAACGATATATGGTTGAACGAAGCATTATTCGAAAGAGTAAAAAAAGTGTATGATAATAAGTCGTCAGTTAATTATACAATCGAAGAAGAAAAGTTATTAGACGATACTTACAAAGCTTTTGTGCGAAAAGGTGCTTTATTAAAAGGTGACGATCGTAAGAAATACCGCGAAATAACCACCCAATTATCGCAATTAAGCTTGCAGTTTGGCGAAAACCTATTGGCTGAGACCAATGGTTTTCAGTTGCATTTAACTTCGGGAGATGAGTTAGAAGGCTTACCAGACGGATTGCGTTCGGCGGCTCGTGAACTTGCTCAATCGCAAAATAAGGATGGATGGATCTTTACCCTTCATTTTCCTAGTTATGTCCCTTTTATGAAGTATTCGTCACGTCGCGATTTACGACATAAAATGTATATGGCTTATTCAACGCGTGGACACAATAACAATAGCCACGATAATAAAGAGATAATTCGAAAATTAGTTTCGTTACGTGTTGAGAAAGCGAAGCTTTTGGGTTTTGAAACGCATGCTCATTATGTGCTCGAAGAGCATATGGCTTTACATCCGGATAAAGTAAACGCTTTTTTGCAGGAACTTTTAGATGCTTCATATGAGGTGGGAAATAAGGATGTTCAAGAAGTTGAAGCCTATGCTGTTAAAAATGGTTTTGAAGCTCCTCTTGAGCGATGGGATTATGCATACTATGCTGAAAAATTAAAAGCCGAAAAATATGGTTTGGATGATGAAGCAACACGTCCTTATTTTAAATTAGATAAGGTTGAAGAAGGTGTTTTAGGGCTTGCTTCACGTTTGTATGGACTTCGTTTTGAAGAAACCAAGGAAATATCAAAATATAATCCAGAGGTTAAAGTATTTGAAGTATATGATGAAGATGGAAGTTTTCTGAGTGTTTTTTATGTTGATTATTTTCCGCGTCCATCAAAACAAGGTGGTGCCTGGATGACATCTTTCCGCGATCAATACAAAGATGTTCGTCCACAGATTTCAATTGTATGTAATTTTACTCGTCCAACAGGTGATAAGCCTTCATTATTAACTTTTAATGAAGTAAAGACATTTTTACACGAATTTGGTCATGCGTTACATGGTATGTTAAGTAATGTAAAATATCAAAGTTTATCAGGAACAAATGTATATCGCGATTTTGTAGAGCTACCCTCTCAAATTATGGAAAACTGGGCTACTCAAAAAGAATGGCTCGAAGAAGTAGGAGTGCATTATCTAACAGGAGAAGTTATTCCACAGGAATTGATTCAGAAAATTATTGATAGTGATAATTACCAAAGTGGTTATGCAACTGTACGTCAGTTGAGTTTTGGATTAGTGGATATGTCTTGGCATTCTTTAACTGCACCTTTTGATGGAGATGTGGTTGAATTTGAAAAAGAAGCAATGCAAGTTACTGAGTTGTTTCCAGAGGTGGAAGGAACCGCTTTCTCAACTGGTTTCTCTCATATTTTTGATGGTGGATACGCAGCTGGTTATTATGGTTACAAATTGGCTGAAGTTTTAGATGCCGATGCCTTTGACTCGTTTCTTGAAAATGGTATTTACGATCAGGAAACAGCCAACCGGTTTAGAAAAGAAATATTGGAAAAGGGAGGCACCCAGCATCCAATGACTTTATATAAAAACTTTAAAGGTAAAGAGCCTTCTATTGAACCTCTTTTAAAACGAAGTGGTCTAGTAAAATAA
- a CDS encoding DUF6588 family protein, with protein MKKNLIYSTLALLLFSGIANAQKNFPLDILKAGTHDANLIAQEYLRPYGEMLGVNLNSGWYNSAKVHKIGGFDITISGTYTTAPDSKKSFDLTALALRELYEINGKEIAPTMAGDKNQSVLFGLQSEQQVGTEYTQIELQGSDLGTFITPMVQGAVGLPFHTEIMGRFMPRVEYGDYGQAYMWGLGVKHSLKEHIPFVKRLPFIELSALGAYTHFESKLGMTGTVGSGNFETLSNAYTGRILIGANLPIVAFYSGIGYGNTRSNFDLKGEFTVGSGGNQTNDSNPISMEFVSGNFDFNVGMRIRLAIFSLHADYSVGEYSVITGGVGVNFR; from the coding sequence ATGAAAAAGAATCTAATATATTCAACACTCGCTCTTTTATTATTTTCGGGTATAGCTAATGCTCAAAAAAACTTTCCTCTTGATATTTTAAAAGCGGGAACCCATGATGCTAATTTAATTGCTCAGGAGTACCTACGTCCATATGGCGAAATGTTAGGAGTTAATCTTAACAGCGGCTGGTATAATTCGGCCAAAGTGCATAAGATTGGTGGCTTTGACATTACCATTTCTGGAACATACACCACTGCTCCTGATTCAAAAAAGAGTTTTGATCTTACGGCCTTGGCTCTTAGAGAACTTTATGAGATAAATGGTAAAGAGATCGCACCTACCATGGCTGGTGATAAAAACCAAAGTGTGTTATTTGGTTTACAAAGCGAGCAACAAGTTGGTACCGAATATACGCAAATAGAACTTCAAGGATCTGATCTCGGTACTTTTATCACTCCAATGGTTCAGGGTGCTGTTGGCTTACCGTTCCACACCGAAATTATGGGACGATTTATGCCACGGGTTGAGTATGGCGATTATGGTCAGGCATATATGTGGGGTTTAGGGGTAAAACATTCTTTAAAAGAGCATATACCTTTTGTTAAACGATTACCATTTATTGAATTATCAGCCTTAGGAGCCTATACACATTTCGAATCAAAACTTGGAATGACAGGAACTGTTGGTAGTGGAAATTTCGAAACCTTGTCAAACGCCTACACGGGTCGTATTTTAATTGGAGCTAATCTCCCTATCGTTGCATTCTATTCGGGTATTGGATATGGTAACACCCGCAGTAATTTTGACTTAAAAGGTGAATTTACTGTAGGTAGTGGTGGAAATCAAACCAACGATAGCAATCCTATTTCAATGGAATTTGTTTCTGGTAATTTTGATTTTAATGTAGGTATGAGAATTCGTTTGGCCATATTCTCTCTTCATGCCGATTATTCTGTTGGAGAATATTCAGTTATAACAGGCGGTGTAGGTGTTAATTTCAGATAA
- a CDS encoding nitroreductase family protein, with protein sequence MHFNQLLRERYSIREFKSQKVSKALLTEVLEAGRLAPSAANKQPWKFVLVSQEENLNKLKEAYNREWFKKVPQVIVICGDHNQSWKRSYDGKDHCDIDIAIAVDHMTIRASELGLGTCWVCHFDPEMVKELLQLPEGIEPIALLPIGYPLENKPPYKIRKDLEEIAFEEKFGQAFNK encoded by the coding sequence ATGCATTTTAATCAGCTACTTCGCGAACGATACTCAATTAGAGAGTTTAAATCACAGAAGGTTTCCAAAGCATTGTTAACCGAAGTTTTAGAAGCAGGTAGGTTGGCACCATCTGCAGCAAATAAACAGCCATGGAAGTTTGTTTTGGTTTCGCAGGAAGAGAATCTGAATAAATTAAAGGAGGCATATAACAGAGAGTGGTTTAAAAAAGTACCGCAGGTAATTGTAATTTGTGGTGATCATAATCAGTCGTGGAAAAGATCATACGATGGAAAAGATCATTGCGATATTGATATTGCAATAGCGGTTGATCATATGACAATTAGAGCATCGGAATTAGGATTAGGTACCTGTTGGGTTTGTCATTTCGATCCGGAGATGGTAAAAGAACTATTGCAATTGCCCGAAGGTATTGAGCCAATAGCTTTGCTACCTATTGGTTATCCTCTCGAAAACAAGCCACCATATAAAATACGCAAAGATTTGGAAGAAATTGCTTTTGAAGAAAAGTTTGGACAAGCTTTCAATAAATAA